The following coding sequences lie in one Spinacia oleracea cultivar Varoflay chromosome 1, BTI_SOV_V1, whole genome shotgun sequence genomic window:
- the LOC130465565 gene encoding cytochrome P450 87A3-like, whose protein sequence is MYSDKMQNLWPQGRNKAMKMLKNMLQERRMMPRKQNTDFYDYVLVELAKEETLLTEGIALDLMFVLLFASFETTSLALTVALKYLSDYPLVLQKLTEEHEAILKKRENPDSHLTWSEYKSMTFTFQFINETVRLANIVPGIFRKALKDVSYKGYTIPAGWGVMVCPPAVHLNPAKYENPLDFNPSRWEGGEINGASKHFMAFGGGMRFCVGTDFTKVQMAVFLHCLVTKYRIPKLMKFDLKIQHFTPKRKKRDKQTHTVDAGGVKGGKEGGSGGSNEERGDPEFPGGHKIGISDEAFLARSNPPP, encoded by the exons ATGTATAGTGACAAAATGCAAAATTTGTGGCCACAGGGAAGAAACAAGGCAATGAAGATGCTGAAAAATATGCTACAAGAGAGAAGAATGATGCCCAGAAAACAGAACACCGACTTTTATGATTATGTCTTAGTGGAACTGGCAAAGGAGGAAACACTACTAACAGAGGGAATTGCTTTGGACTTGATGTTTGTGCTTCTCTTTGCTAGCTTTGAGACAACCTCCTTGGCTTTAACCGTAGCCTTAAAATATCTCTCAGATTATCCTCTGGTGCTACAAAAACTAACG GAAGAGCATGAGGCGATTTTAAAGAAGCGTGAAAATCCTGATTCTCACCTTACATGGAGTGAATACAAATCAATGACATTCACTTTTCAG TTTATCAATGAAACAGTTAGGCTGGCAAATATAGTTCCAGGAATATTTAGAAAAGCATTGAAAGATGTCAGCTACAAGG GTTACACCATTCCAGCTGGTTGGGGTGTCATGGTCTGTCCTCCAGCTGTACACTTAAACCCTGCTAAATATGAAAATCCCCTTGACTTTAATCCATCGAGATGGGAG GGAGGAGAAATAAATGGTGCATCCAAACATTTCATGGCTTTCGGTGGAGGCATGAGATTTTGTGTTGGGACAGATTTTACCAAGGTGCAAATGGCTGTATTTCTACACTGCTTGGTTACAAAGTACAG aattcccaaattgatGAAATTTGACCTAAAAATCCAACATTTTActccaaaaagaaagaaacgagATAAACAAACTCACACTGTGGATGCCGGAGGCGTTAAGGGCGGCAAAGAAGGCGGTAGCGGCGGCTCAAACGAAGAGAGAGGCGACCCCGAGTTCCCTGGCGGGCATAAAATTGGAATCTCCGACGAAGCCTTTCTTGCAAGATCTAATCCCCCACCCTAA
- the LOC130465566 gene encoding uncharacterized protein, with protein sequence MDTDAGIAGIVRDHIGNWVLGFQQKCYAQSVLMRELQAICIGLQIIKERSWTRVIVNSDSQQAINRILHVENIKDANFFIVKKCRGLCMRRNEIRLEYEARETNRVANRLAKLCRTDVINKVADALGRNGRSNSFDVNVASYLPILLVTV encoded by the exons ATGGATACAGATGCGGGTATTGCAGGTATTGTCAGGGATCACATTGGAAATTGGGTGTTGGGCTTCCAACAAAAATGCTACGCACAATCAGTTCTAATGAGAGAGCTACAAGCTATTTGTATAGGTCTGCAGATCATCAAGGAGAGGAGTTGGACTCGAGTCATTGTGAACTCGGATTCCCAGCAAGCTATTAACAGAATTCTACACGTGGAGAATATCAAGGATGCTAATTTTTTTATTGTAAAAAAATGCAGGGGTCTTTGTATGAGGAGGAATGAGATCAGGCTGGAGTACGAAGCTAGGGAGACTAATAGAGTTGCTAATAGATTAGCAAAGTTGTGTAGAACTGATGTTAT AAACAAAGTAGCAGATGCTCTTGGAAGGAATGGGAGGAGTAATTCTTTTGATGTTAATGTAGCTAGTTATTTGCCTATTCTCCTAGTTACTGTTTGA